A genome region from Triticum aestivum cultivar Chinese Spring chromosome 2B, IWGSC CS RefSeq v2.1, whole genome shotgun sequence includes the following:
- the LOC123045949 gene encoding protein NUCLEAR FUSION DEFECTIVE 4: MAGGGLGKVKAGSRPPWVGLAAAVWVQVAAGSAYVFPLYSHAVKEALGYNQKALTMLGVANDVGENVGLVPGVLANRLPPWLILLIGSACAFFGFGTVWLAVTKTVAMPYWMLCIALCVGTNSSAWLGTAALVTNMRNFPLSRGTVAGLIKGYVAVSAAVYTETFNGMLNNSPTNLLLLLALGIPVACVVVMYFVRPCTPSLDEDNATEHSHFVFTQVSSVVLGVYLMVATILGDTLKLSATITYLLFGIMILLLLSPLAIPIKMTLYPSKPKEEKASTLLVPSYSTDSLSGADQENGEPLLRGTSATFVPGSNDSDETDLDVLLAEGEGAVNLKKRKGPRRGDDFTFAEALVKADFWLLFIVYFCGVGTGVTALNNLAQIGTSVGANDTTVLLCLFGFCNFVGRILGGSISEYFVRTRMLPRPFWMMCTQIIMVVTFLLFATGLHSLIYVSTTLLGICYGVQFAVMIPTVSELFGLKDFGLMYNFMLMVNPIGAFFFSALLAGYVYDKEAERQNPGVLDPSNCFGPDCFRLTFYVCAMVCCCGTLICLVFIARIKPVYQMLYASGSFRHPRQQQQLY, encoded by the exons ATGGCGGGCGGCGGGCTGGGGAAGGTGAAGGCGGGGAGCCGGCCGCCGTGGgtggggctggcggcggcggtgtgggtgCAGGTGGCGGCTGGCAGCGCCTACGTCTTCCCGCTCTACTCCCACGCCGTCAAGGAGGCGCTCGGGTACAACCAGAAGGCGCTCACCATGCTGGGCGTCGCCAACGACGTCGGCGAGAACGTGGGGCTCGTCCCCGGGGTGCTCGCCAACCGCCTCCCGCCCTGGCTCATCCTCCTCATCGGCTCCGCCTGCGCCTTCTTCGGCTTCGGCACCGTCTGGCTCGCCGTCACCAAGACCGTCGCCATGCCCTACTGGATG TTGTGTATAGCTCTATGTGTCGGCACAAACAGCAGTGCATGGTTGGGAACTGCTGCGCTTGTGACCAACATGAGGAACTTCCCTCTGAGTCGAGGAACCGTTGCTGGCCTCATCAAAGGTTATGTTGCTGTTAGTGCTGCTGTCTACACGGAAACATTCAATGGGATGCTTAATAATTCGCCCACAAACCTTTTGCTGTTGCTTGCTTTGGGGATCCCGGTAGCATGTGTTGTGGTGATGTATTTTGTTAGGCCCTGCACCCCATCGCTGGATGAGGATAATGCAACAGAACACAGCCACTTCGTGTTCACACAGGTCTCTAGTGTGGTTCTCGGCGTATATCTTATGGTGGCCACAATACTCGGCGACACTTTGAAACTGAGCGCGACTATCACCTACCTTTTGTTTGGTATAATGATACTCCTGCTCCTTTCTCCACTTGCCATACCAATCAAAATGACACTTTATCCAAGCAAACCAAAGGAGGAGAAGGCCAGCACCCTGCTTGTTCCATCTTATTCAACGGATAGTTTGTCCGGTGCGGATCAAGAGAATGGAGAACCGCTTCTGCGTGGCACTTCGGCGACGTTTGTTCCAGGCAGCAATGATTCTGATGAGACTGATCTGGATGTTCTGCTGGCTGAGGGTGAGGGAGCAGTGAATTTGAAGAAGAGGAAAGGGCCAAGAAGAGGGGACGATTTCACATTTGCTGAAGCCTTAGTTAAGGCAGATTTCTGGCTACTGTTCATTGTATACTTTTGTGGTGTTGGCACTGGTGTCACTGCTCTCAACAACCTAGCTCAGATTGGGACGTCTGTTGGTGCTAATGACACAACTGTTTTGTTGTGCCTCTTTGGCTTCTGCAACTTTGTTGGCCGTATCCTCGGTGGATCAATCTCTGAATATTTCGTAAG AACAAGAATGCTTCCTCGTCCTTTCTGGATGATGTGCACACAAATAATCATGGTGGTAACCTTCCTCCTCTTCGCGACCGGCCTCCATAGCCTGATATACGTGTCAACGACGCTGCTGGGGATATGCTACGGGGTCCAGTTCGCGGTCATGATACCGACCGTGTCGGAGCTTTTCGGGCTCAAGGACTTTGGTCTGATGTACAACTTCATGCTCATGGTGAACCCGATCGGCGCGTTCTTTTTCTCGGCCCTCCTCGCCGGTTACGTCTACGACAAGGAGGCGGAGAGGCAGAACCCGGGTGTGCTGGACCCTTCAAACTGCTTTGGACCTGACTGTTTCAGGCTCACATTCTACGTCTGTGCCATGGTGTGCTGCTGCGGGACCCTGATCTGCCTAGTTTTCATCGCGAGGATCAAGCCGGTTTATCAGATGCTCTACGCCAGCGGGTCGTTCAGACACCCTCGACAGCAGCAGCAGCTGTACTGA